A single Diceros bicornis minor isolate mBicDic1 chromosome 7, mDicBic1.mat.cur, whole genome shotgun sequence DNA region contains:
- the ARRB1 gene encoding beta-arrestin-1 isoform X2, producing MGDKGTRVFKKASPNGKLTVYLGKRDFVDHIDLVDPVDGVVLVDPEYLKERRVYVTLTCAFRYGREDLDVLGLTFRKDLFVANVQSFPPSPEDKKPLTRLQERLIKKLGEHAYPFTFEIPPNLPCSVTLQPGPEDTGKACGVDYEVKAFCAENLEEKIHKRNSVRLVIRKVQYAPERPGPQPTAETTRQFLMSDKPLHLEASLDKEIYYHGEPISVNVHVTNNTNKTVKKIKISVRQYADICLFNTAQYKCPVAMEEADDTVAPSSTFCKVYTLTPFLANNREKRGLALDGKLKHEDTNLASSTLLREGANREILGIIVSYKVKVKLVVSRGGLLGDLASSDVAVELPFTLMHPKPKEEPPHREVPENEAPVDTNLIELDTNDDDIVFEDFARQRLKGMKDDKEEEEDGTGSPQLNDR from the exons GGTGTTCAAGAAGGCGAGCCCCAATGGAAAG ctcaccgtCTATTTGGGAAAGCGGGACTTTGTGGACCACATCGACCTCGTGGAccctgtgg ATGGTGTGGTCCTGGTGGATCCTGAGTATCTCAAGGAGAGGAGAG TCTATGTGACACTGACCTGCGCCTTCCGCTATGGCCGTGAGGACCTGGATGTCCTGGGCCTGACCTTTCGCAAGGACCTGTTTGTGGCCAACGTGCAGTCCTTCCCGCCGTCCCCCGAGGACAAGAAGCCTCTGACGCGGCTGCAGGAGCGCCTCATCAAGAAGCTGGGCGAGCACGCCTACCCCTTCACCTTTGAG ATCCCTCCAAACCTCCCATGCTCTGTGACGCTGCAGCCAGGGCCTGAAGATACCGGGAAG GCCTGTGGCGTGGACTATGAAGTCAAAGCCTTCTGTGCAGAGAACCTGGAGGAGAAGATCCACAAGCG GAATTCTGTGCGCCTGGTCATCAGGAAGGTTCAGTATGCCCCAGAGAGGCCTGGCCCCCAACCCACAGCGGAGACCACCAGGCAGTTCCTCATGTCGGACAAGCCCTTGCACCTCGAGGCCTCCCTGGATAAGGAG ATCTATTACCACGGAGAACCCATTAGTGTCAACGTCCACGTCACCAACAACACCAACAAGACAGTGAAGAAGATCAAGATCTCGG tGCGCCAGTATGCGGACATCTGCCTTTTCAACACAGCCCAGTACAAGTGCCCCGTGGCCATGGAGGAGGCTGA CGACACAGTGGCGCCCAGCTCGACGTTCTGCAAGGTCTACACGCTGACCCCCTTTCTGGCCAACAACAGAGAGAAGCGGGGCCTTGCCCTGGATGGGAAGCTCAAGCATGAAGACACGAACCTGGCCTCCAGCACCCT GTTGAGGGAAGGAGCCAACAGGGAGATCCTGGGCATCATTGTTTCCTACAAAGTGAAAGTGAAGCTGGTGGTGTCGCGGGGTGG CCTGTTGGGAGATCTTGCGTCCAG CGATGTGGCCGTGGAACTGCCCTTCACCCTAATGCATCCCAAGCCCAAAGAGGAGCCCCCACATCGGGAAG TTCCAGAGAACGAGGCGCCAGTAGATACCAATCTCATAGAACTTGACACAAA CGATGACGACATTGTGTTTGAGGACTTTGCCCGCCAGAGACTGAAGGGCATGAAGGAcgacaaggaggaggaggaggatggtacCGGCTCTCCACAGCTCAACGATAGATAG
- the ARRB1 gene encoding beta-arrestin-1 isoform X1 yields MASPFLAPAPMRPACASFPVFKKASPNGKLTVYLGKRDFVDHIDLVDPVDGVVLVDPEYLKERRVYVTLTCAFRYGREDLDVLGLTFRKDLFVANVQSFPPSPEDKKPLTRLQERLIKKLGEHAYPFTFEIPPNLPCSVTLQPGPEDTGKACGVDYEVKAFCAENLEEKIHKRNSVRLVIRKVQYAPERPGPQPTAETTRQFLMSDKPLHLEASLDKEIYYHGEPISVNVHVTNNTNKTVKKIKISVRQYADICLFNTAQYKCPVAMEEADDTVAPSSTFCKVYTLTPFLANNREKRGLALDGKLKHEDTNLASSTLLREGANREILGIIVSYKVKVKLVVSRGGDVAVELPFTLMHPKPKEEPPHREVPENEAPVDTNLIELDTNDDDIVFEDFARQRLKGMKDDKEEEEDGTGSPQLNDR; encoded by the exons GGTGTTCAAGAAGGCGAGCCCCAATGGAAAG ctcaccgtCTATTTGGGAAAGCGGGACTTTGTGGACCACATCGACCTCGTGGAccctgtgg ATGGTGTGGTCCTGGTGGATCCTGAGTATCTCAAGGAGAGGAGAG TCTATGTGACACTGACCTGCGCCTTCCGCTATGGCCGTGAGGACCTGGATGTCCTGGGCCTGACCTTTCGCAAGGACCTGTTTGTGGCCAACGTGCAGTCCTTCCCGCCGTCCCCCGAGGACAAGAAGCCTCTGACGCGGCTGCAGGAGCGCCTCATCAAGAAGCTGGGCGAGCACGCCTACCCCTTCACCTTTGAG ATCCCTCCAAACCTCCCATGCTCTGTGACGCTGCAGCCAGGGCCTGAAGATACCGGGAAG GCCTGTGGCGTGGACTATGAAGTCAAAGCCTTCTGTGCAGAGAACCTGGAGGAGAAGATCCACAAGCG GAATTCTGTGCGCCTGGTCATCAGGAAGGTTCAGTATGCCCCAGAGAGGCCTGGCCCCCAACCCACAGCGGAGACCACCAGGCAGTTCCTCATGTCGGACAAGCCCTTGCACCTCGAGGCCTCCCTGGATAAGGAG ATCTATTACCACGGAGAACCCATTAGTGTCAACGTCCACGTCACCAACAACACCAACAAGACAGTGAAGAAGATCAAGATCTCGG tGCGCCAGTATGCGGACATCTGCCTTTTCAACACAGCCCAGTACAAGTGCCCCGTGGCCATGGAGGAGGCTGA CGACACAGTGGCGCCCAGCTCGACGTTCTGCAAGGTCTACACGCTGACCCCCTTTCTGGCCAACAACAGAGAGAAGCGGGGCCTTGCCCTGGATGGGAAGCTCAAGCATGAAGACACGAACCTGGCCTCCAGCACCCT GTTGAGGGAAGGAGCCAACAGGGAGATCCTGGGCATCATTGTTTCCTACAAAGTGAAAGTGAAGCTGGTGGTGTCGCGGGGTGG CGATGTGGCCGTGGAACTGCCCTTCACCCTAATGCATCCCAAGCCCAAAGAGGAGCCCCCACATCGGGAAG TTCCAGAGAACGAGGCGCCAGTAGATACCAATCTCATAGAACTTGACACAAA CGATGACGACATTGTGTTTGAGGACTTTGCCCGCCAGAGACTGAAGGGCATGAAGGAcgacaaggaggaggaggaggatggtacCGGCTCTCCACAGCTCAACGATAGATAG
- the ARRB1 gene encoding beta-arrestin-1 isoform X3: MESSPSIWESGTLWTTSTSWTLWMVWSWWILSISRRGEDLDVLGLTFRKDLFVANVQSFPPSPEDKKPLTRLQERLIKKLGEHAYPFTFEIPPNLPCSVTLQPGPEDTGKACGVDYEVKAFCAENLEEKIHKRNSVRLVIRKVQYAPERPGPQPTAETTRQFLMSDKPLHLEASLDKEIYYHGEPISVNVHVTNNTNKTVKKIKISVRQYADICLFNTAQYKCPVAMEEADDTVAPSSTFCKVYTLTPFLANNREKRGLALDGKLKHEDTNLASSTLLREGANREILGIIVSYKVKVKLVVSRGGLLGDLASSDVAVELPFTLMHPKPKEEPPHREVPENEAPVDTNLIELDTNDDDIVFEDFARQRLKGMKDDKEEEEDGTGSPQLNDR; the protein is encoded by the exons ATGGAAAG ctcaccgtCTATTTGGGAAAGCGGGACTTTGTGGACCACATCGACCTCGTGGAccctgtgg ATGGTGTGGTCCTGGTGGATCCTGAGTATCTCAAGGAGAGGAGAG GACCTGGATGTCCTGGGCCTGACCTTTCGCAAGGACCTGTTTGTGGCCAACGTGCAGTCCTTCCCGCCGTCCCCCGAGGACAAGAAGCCTCTGACGCGGCTGCAGGAGCGCCTCATCAAGAAGCTGGGCGAGCACGCCTACCCCTTCACCTTTGAG ATCCCTCCAAACCTCCCATGCTCTGTGACGCTGCAGCCAGGGCCTGAAGATACCGGGAAG GCCTGTGGCGTGGACTATGAAGTCAAAGCCTTCTGTGCAGAGAACCTGGAGGAGAAGATCCACAAGCG GAATTCTGTGCGCCTGGTCATCAGGAAGGTTCAGTATGCCCCAGAGAGGCCTGGCCCCCAACCCACAGCGGAGACCACCAGGCAGTTCCTCATGTCGGACAAGCCCTTGCACCTCGAGGCCTCCCTGGATAAGGAG ATCTATTACCACGGAGAACCCATTAGTGTCAACGTCCACGTCACCAACAACACCAACAAGACAGTGAAGAAGATCAAGATCTCGG tGCGCCAGTATGCGGACATCTGCCTTTTCAACACAGCCCAGTACAAGTGCCCCGTGGCCATGGAGGAGGCTGA CGACACAGTGGCGCCCAGCTCGACGTTCTGCAAGGTCTACACGCTGACCCCCTTTCTGGCCAACAACAGAGAGAAGCGGGGCCTTGCCCTGGATGGGAAGCTCAAGCATGAAGACACGAACCTGGCCTCCAGCACCCT GTTGAGGGAAGGAGCCAACAGGGAGATCCTGGGCATCATTGTTTCCTACAAAGTGAAAGTGAAGCTGGTGGTGTCGCGGGGTGG CCTGTTGGGAGATCTTGCGTCCAG CGATGTGGCCGTGGAACTGCCCTTCACCCTAATGCATCCCAAGCCCAAAGAGGAGCCCCCACATCGGGAAG TTCCAGAGAACGAGGCGCCAGTAGATACCAATCTCATAGAACTTGACACAAA CGATGACGACATTGTGTTTGAGGACTTTGCCCGCCAGAGACTGAAGGGCATGAAGGAcgacaaggaggaggaggaggatggtacCGGCTCTCCACAGCTCAACGATAGATAG